The region GACTTTTTGTGGCTGTTCTTGGTAAAATGAAGTCTGATCAGGATTATATTGAAACCGGTTTTAAGTGGTTTGTGCGGGCAACTGTTTTGAATATTACTGTAGGTTTAGCGTTTATGATCTCGCTTCCAAGAGATTTGATGCTGATGTTTATGGGAAAGAATATGATTGCAACTTCATTGTTTGGAGTTGCAATAGTGGGATCCGTCTGTCTTATTTATTTAGGAATAAAGCATAAAGTGGTGCTGGCATCCATTATTACTGTTGTGCTGGTCTATGTGATGGTAATTATGCGGCACCTGCTGCGAGATGCGTATCTTGCTCCTTATTTTAAACATGAGGACCTGATAAACACTAGTCAGTATTCTTCCTTATATTTATTCTTAATTTCGATCGTTATAGGTCTTATTGCGATAATCTACATGCTTAAGCTTATGTATAAATCGGGGAGGAGTTAACCATGGAATATCCAATTTGGCACCTCACCACTTTCGGAGGCGGTTTCTGGATTGCTTTTATTGCTACCATTCATGTTTTCGTGGCTCAGTTTGCTGTAGGCGGCGGATTGTTTCTGGTTATAAGCGAGCAGATGGCTTACCGTACCGGATCGGAGGAACTTCTCGGTTACGTTAAAAAACATTCGAAATTTTTTCTGCTCCTGACGATGGTTTTCGGAGGAGTCAGCGGGGTTGCTCTGTGGTTTAGCATGGCATTGCTCAGCCCGCAGGGGGCACTTGTTCTCGTTACAGAATTTGTATTTGCATGGGCAACAGAGTGGGTCTGGTTTGTCGGTGAAATTGTAGCCTTACTTATTTATTTTTATTCATGGCACAAAATGAACCGTTCTGATCATGTAAAAATAGGCTGGTTCTATTTTATTTTTGCGTGGCTTTCCCTTTTTACTATCAACGGTGTGGTAGGCTTTATGCTTACCCCCGGAGACTGGCTGCAAACCCATAATTTTTGGGACGGTATCTTTAATCCTACTTTCTGGCCTCAATTGGCGTTCCGCTCATTTCTTTCCGTTATGCTGGCTGGGCTTTTTGGTTTTGTTACTGCGTCATGGCTTAAAAATCCGGTAGTGCGTTGTAAGATGGTCCGCCTTTGCAGTCTTTGGACTCTGCTCGGACTGATTATTACTTTGCCATGCGGGTATTGGTATCTGATGGCATTGCCGCCGCAGCAAGCCTCTATGATCATAGAAAAGTCGCATCGCGTTGCGTATTTTATGAAAATATTCGAAATCACCGCACCGATAGTTTTGATCGGCGGGTTGATTATGGCAATCTGTGCACCACGTAAAGTGAAGTTCCCGTCAGCGTTAATTTTACTTTTAATTGCACTTATTTTTTACGGTTCATTCGAGTTTATTCGTGAAGCAGGCAGAAAGCCTTATGTCTTATGGGGGGTTGTTTATTCCAATTCGGTCATGGTTGATCAGGCCGTTGCAATGGAAGGGAAATCCCTTTTACAGAATGCTAAATGGGTTCCGGATGGTTTAAGAAAGGTCACAAGTAAAAATAAACTGAAGGCCGGAGAATGGTTGTATCAGATGGAATGTATTTCATGTCATGCCATTAACGGGCCTATGAATGATATTGTGCCTAGAACCGCTAAGTACAACGCTGCCGGACTGGATGCGTTTTTGTCAGGAATGGGTAGACTCAGTAAATATATGTCACCTTTCTTAGGTGATGAGGCTGAGCGTATGGCTCTTGCGGAATATATTGATAGTCTCAGCCCCCGGGCGAAGGTCGTACTTTCAGATATTAGAGAATCTGATGTTAAGCCTGCCCCTTTTAAGAGTGATCAAAAATACACTTTACTGGCATGGCCCGTTGAAGGACTACGTTTAGTTCTTGAAAATAAAGGTAGAGTTGCTCTTTCCGAGAGCGGCAGCAAGGTTCGTGCTCAGTTGATTTTGCGAGGTGATCCACCTGAAGTTGTAACCGATGATGTAAAGATTGTTTGCGAGCTTAAAGCGATAAATCAACCATATGATATGACAGCTGAAGGCGGCTTTTTTGAGTCACCGCCTATCAATGCGCTTCCATATTCAAATGACGGATATCAACCGTTGCCTTTGGTGGAAGTAAACGCAGTGAATAGTGCAGGTGAGATTTTCGCGACAACTACAATTGTTCTTCCTGTTTCAACCAGAGCTACATGCAACAATTGTCATGGAGGCGACTGGGCGGTTAAGAATCAAGGCGGACTTTCCACGCGGACTGCTGATGATTTTTTGAAGATTCATGACCGCGACAATCATACTGATTTTATGGAGCGGGTTAAGTCTGTAAATGGTGATACAATTGATTGCGCAAGTTGCCATGATGGTGACTCTCAGCTTGATTTATCTGCTGCACTGCATGGTTTTCACGCAGTATATCT is a window of Desulfovibrio sp. UCD-KL4C DNA encoding:
- a CDS encoding cytochrome ubiquinol oxidase subunit I, with protein sequence MEYPIWHLTTFGGGFWIAFIATIHVFVAQFAVGGGLFLVISEQMAYRTGSEELLGYVKKHSKFFLLLTMVFGGVSGVALWFSMALLSPQGALVLVTEFVFAWATEWVWFVGEIVALLIYFYSWHKMNRSDHVKIGWFYFIFAWLSLFTINGVVGFMLTPGDWLQTHNFWDGIFNPTFWPQLAFRSFLSVMLAGLFGFVTASWLKNPVVRCKMVRLCSLWTLLGLIITLPCGYWYLMALPPQQASMIIEKSHRVAYFMKIFEITAPIVLIGGLIMAICAPRKVKFPSALILLLIALIFYGSFEFIREAGRKPYVLWGVVYSNSVMVDQAVAMEGKSLLQNAKWVPDGLRKVTSKNKLKAGEWLYQMECISCHAINGPMNDIVPRTAKYNAAGLDAFLSGMGRLSKYMSPFLGDEAERMALAEYIDSLSPRAKVVLSDIRESDVKPAPFKSDQKYTLLAWPVEGLRLVLENKGRVALSESGSKVRAQLILRGDPPEVVTDDVKIVCELKAINQPYDMTAEGGFFESPPINALPYSNDGYQPLPLVEVNAVNSAGEIFATTTIVLPVSTRATCNNCHGGDWAVKNQGGLSTRTADDFLKIHDRDNHTDFMERVKSVNGDTIDCASCHDGDSQLDLSAALHGFHAVYLSGKDNEACTMCHPLESLRGHHRTVGMECVNCHGVMENHALALLKADEDKPAAKELMVLLTPVDMDKEEVNSRKPWIQEPDCLTCHADFAEPDTDSAFNVWNEDKSGLFRNRKDEMDAVMCAACHNAPHAIFPAEDERDNLRALQYMGEAKPLGSGGTCTVCHENDMEYAAHHPGMGLE